The following are encoded in a window of Brettanomyces bruxellensis chromosome 9, complete sequence genomic DNA:
- a CDS encoding uncharacterized protein (SECRETED:SignalP(1-20)~CAZy:GH15): MLRIISFLVLLLLLSVHCLAAGISVHLTIASRLHPFLPMDIRFKYSSYLAGAFYPDAFYGCMGKSDYAEAAHWPPFLAKATELYLEKLNRYLSKKAQLTKIQQASAEFEQEFDELMKFKAFIYGIFTHQVADVSWHSLRGSHQGLLPFLAAAEFNGSVSDAHTFLDTAGDFILLPKMFSNLETADQDKLEEYYNTRWSIPINDIIEVYNRLGFPSLFKSQVQICVLRGYAALQGETSTVKTALSVRSLGYYWEHSPLLTETLDDYFYGGIDEMIRTTKYCMQNLNRWFNGDLDEDSWLVCSIFNGSKKALLYEDFRTEGQTLQISQIDTGSKTLESIIPDSLFGYSLTVLSDGTLAVGSPSDGGDGAVYELSIGQIIKRSGLVEARKISLTQDVVPSEAGLRYPPRFGFKTAPWTLSRGNEYLAVSEPGSSKIYIVSQGIIIASINFESAATSLGSSGLKHYGSHLYTYDEDGDGMEDLVLSSPTADINGKLQQGAVFVLNGRSVYRKMQFGKMFHRCVMIKFSDVVKKVYRLPDRFELEGNRELFGDGVAFTKNFALISMTSTSSVIVFDRHTARYLSSISSLDIAAKTRATSGESGLFAHNFILTGKHNHLEWALISASGETVGDCVMCGAAYLYITRGFGLQFVVKIVPGQISFFSYSMFGTSATFSDVSTGTVIISGSGYDGFKGAVWEVSICRILDSWVNRDGTIRNEKIFVANNIIAIGPSGIGYTEFGKSLALSKHGNNRYLIVGMPRYGYYRVSDGSQYKGRIGVFEKSAILAEVPRPITSYEDAERPFLALLGKLSPFQLAKVLSHDKNNRWFSSVFQDDNSEQVITEGVKSKVESSNTEFEMWLGEQKDRAFERILENIGGSKCQDKSVAPGAVLASPSKIRPNYFYQWVRDAAITVNSLVEYLDDHLFEDPVMYNLQAIIEAYIINSYKLQRLANPSGGFKTLAGLGEPKFMPDSTPFNGPWGRPQRDGPGLRVITIANYIDLLDKYQKNFTTPELLSQGSQFVFDKIIKPDLSYIIKYWSSTGFDLWEEVDSIHLFTSLTQLKALKIGLNLADRFGDSELHKKLVIAFNSLRFFISVDSGFKPSRIPYLIETPSLVIQGRRSGLDIASVLASLRAHDIDDSEDTVYIPFPITDAAVMNTLIALMDDMKYRYPINHELLGISSGYALGRYPEDIYDGYGISEGNPWFISTATASELIYKLVYNLYKLRKGLEIQPEQSQLFAYISSLPTSAKTIHIPYNSQAFKSVTASLIDYADTFLAIIRKHVDAEGHMSEQFNKYSGYLEGAEDLTWSYGSFWSSLRWRSKALELMSS; encoded by the exons ATGCTCCGAATTATCTCGTTTCTAGTATTACTCCTGCTGCTATCGGTTCACTGCCTTGCCGCAGGTATATCTGTTCATTTAACAATTGCCTCAAGACTTCACCCGTTTCTACCCATGGACATCAGATTTAAATATTCTTCCTATTTAGCAGGCGCTTTCTATCCAGATGCATTTTATGGCTGTATGGGGAAGTCCGATTATGCTGAAGCTGCTCATTGGCCTCCATTCTTAGCTAAGGCGACGGAACTTTATCTTGAAAAGCTGAATAGATATTTAAGCAAGAAAGCTCAATTGacaaaaattcaacaagCATCGGCAGAATTTGAACAGGAATTTGATGAACTAATGAAGTTTAAGGCGTTTATCTATGGGATATTCACACATCAAGTTGCTGATGTGTCTTGGCACTCTCTTCGTGGATCACATCAGGGTTTACTCCCGTTTCTCGCTGCAGCTGAATTTAATGGCAGTGTATCGGATGCACATACTTTCTTAGATACTGCAGGAGACTTCATCTTACTACCAAAAATGTTTTCCAACTTGGAAACAGCAGACCAGGATAAACTTGAGGAATATTATAATACCCGCTGGAGCATACCCATCAACGATATTATAGAGGTATACAATCGGCTTGGGTTTCCATCCCTGTTCAAATCGCAGGTGCAGATTTGTGTTCTAAGAGGGTATGCTGCCCTTCAAGGGGAAACGTCAACTGTCAAAACTGCATTATCTGTCAGAAGTTTGGGTTACTACTGGGAGCATTCACCTCTTCTTACCGAAACATTGGATGATTACTTTTATGGAGGCATAGACGAGATGATACGGACAACCAAGTACTGTATGCAGAATCTTAACAGGTGGTTCAATGGTGATCTGGACGAAGATTCGTGGTTGGTATGTTCCATTTTCAATGGTTCCAAGAAGGCTCTTTTATATGAGGATTTCCGTACTGAGGGACAAACCTTGCAAATTTCACAGATAGATACTGGCAGCAAAACTTTAGAATCAATAATTCCGGATTCTCTCTTTGGGTACTCCCTTACAGTTCTTTCTGATGGAACTTTGGCAGTTGGTTCTCCTTCAGATGGAGGTGATGGTGCCGTCTATGAACTATCAATAGGCCAAATTATCAAGAGGTCTGGTTTAGTCGAGGCGAGAAAAATAAGTCTTACTCAAGATGTTGTTCCATCTGAAGCCGGATTAAGGTATCCACCTAGATTTGGTTTTAAAACCGCTCCCTGGACGTTATCCAGGGGCAATGAATATTTAGCTGTTTCAGAACCAGGAAGCTCTAAAATATACATTGTATCACAAGGTATAATCATAGCTAGTATCAACTTTGAAAGCGCTGCCACTTCCTTGGGGAGTAGTGGATTAAAGCATTACGGTTCGCATCTTTACACATACGATGAAGATGGCGATGGCATGGAGGACCTTGTGCTTAGTTCACCAACTGCTGATATTAATGGAAAGCTTCAGCAAGGTgctgtttttgttttaaaTGGGCGCTCAGTATATCGTAAAATGCAATTTGGCAAGATGTTCCACCGGTGCGTTATGATCAAGTTTTCTGATGTGGTGAAAAAAGTTTACAGATTGCCGGATAGGTTTGAATTAGAAGGAAACAGAGAACTGTTCGGTGATGGGGTAGCATTTACAAAAAACTTTGCATTGATCAGCATGACTTCTACATCCTCTGTTATAGTGTTCGATAGGCATACTGCTAGATATCTCAGTTCGATAAGTTCTTTAGATATTGCAGCAAAAACACGTGCTACTTCCGGAGAGTCCGGACTATTCGCTCACAACTTTATTTTGACCGGCAAACACAATCATCTTGAATGGGCCTTGATTTCTGCTTCTGGGGAAACGGTTGGAGATTGTGTTATGTGTGGGGCAGCATACTTATACATCACGCGAGGATTTGGATTGCAATTTGTCGTTAAAATTGTGCCAGGACAAATAAGCTTCTTTTCGTATTCTATGTTTGGAACAAGCGCTACCTTTTCAGATGTGTCAACTGGAACTGTTATTATTTCAGGCTCGGGATATGATGGGTTCAAGGGTGCAGTTTGGGAAGTTTCAATTTGTCGGATATTGGATTCATGGGTAAACCGAGACGGTACAAttagaaatgaaaaaattttcgtGGCTAATAACATCATTGCTATTGGGCCTTCCGGTATAGGATACACGGAATTTGGAAAATCGCTGGCATTAAGCAAGCATGGGAATAACAGATACTTGATCGTGGGGATGCCTAGATATGGTTACTATAGGGTTTCTGATGGTTCACAATACAAGGGGCGAATTGGGGTATTTGAG AAGTCTGCTATTCTGGCAGAGGTGCCTAGACCTATCACATCTTATGAAGATGCTGAAAGGCCATTTCTTGCACTCTTAGGCAAGCTTTCTCCGTTCCAACTCGCAAAAGTTTTGTCTCACGACAAAAATAATCGTTGGTTCAGTTCTGTTTTCCAGGATGATAATTCTGAGCAGGTGATAACAGAAGGAGTTAAGTCTAAGGTAGAGTCTAGCAATACTGAGTTCGAAATGTGGCTTGGAGAGCAAAAAGATAGAGCTTTTGAGAGAATTTTAGAAAATATCGGAGGATCCAAATGTCAAGATAAAAGTGTAGCACCAGGTGCTGTTCTTGCCTCACCTTCGAAAATAAGACCAAATTATTTCTATCAGTGGGTGAGAGATGCTGCGATCACCGTGAACTCCTTGGTCGAATATTTAGATGACCATCTGTTCGAAGATCCAGTCATGTATAATTTACAAGCTATAATTGAAGCTTACATTATCAACTCTTACAAGTTGCAGAGACTTGCGAATCCTTCCGGGGGGTTTAAAACACTAGCAGGTCTCGGTGAGCCAAAATTCATGCCCGATTCAACACCGTTTAATGGTCCTTGGGGAAGACCCCAAAGAGACGGACCCGGTCTTAGAGTTATAACGATTGCTAACTATATCGATCTACTTGATAAATACCAGAAGAACTTTACAACGCCCGAGTTGTTGTCTCAAGGTTCTCAGTTTGTTTTCGATAAGATTATAAAGCCCGATCTTAGTTACATCATTAAATATTGGAGCAGCACAGGGTTTGATCTCTGGGAGGAGGTGGATTCAATACATCTTTTTACAAGTTTGACGCAGCTTAAAGCCTTAAAGATCGGTTTGAATTTGGCAGACAGATTCGGGGATTCTGAATTACACAAAAAATTGGTAATTGCCTTTAACAGTCTCCGCTTTTTCATATCTGTCGACTCCGGATTTAAACCATCACGGATACCATACCTTATCGAAACACCTAGTCTGGTTATCCAAGGCCGCAGATCTGGTTTAGATATAGCCTCAGTTTTAGCCTCTCTCAGAGCTCATGATATAGATGACTCCGAAGACACTGTTTATATTCCATTCCCAATCACTGATGCTGCTGTTATGAACACTTTAATCGCATTAATGGATGATATGAAATACAGATACCCAATCAATCATGAATTACTTGGAATTTCATCGGGATATGCTCTCGGACGATACCCTGAAGATATATACGACGGATACGGGATTAGTGAAGGTAATCCTTGGTTTATATCCACCGCTACAGCATCAGAGTTAATTTACAAGCTAGTATACAATCTATACAAACTTCGAAAGGGTCTTGAAATCCAGCCCGAGCAGTCCCAGTTGTTTGCTTACATTTCATCGCTTCCAACCTCAGCCAAAACGATCCATATTCCTTACAATTCTCAGGCATTCAAATCCGTTACAGCGTCCCTGATTGACTACGCAGACACATTTTTGGCTATAATCAGGAAGCATGTGGATGCTGAAGGTCATATGAGTGAAcaatttaataaatatagcGGCTATCTGGAAGGTGCTGAGGATTTAACCTGGAGTTATGGTTCGTTCTGGAGTTCCCTTAGATGGAGATCTAAAGCCTTGGAACTAATGAGTTCTTGA
- the DPH5 gene encoding diphthine synthase (BUSCO:EOG09263JW5) gives MLYMIGLGLAYPEDITVRGLEAVKKCKKVFLEGYTSILMDATKESLEKFYGRKITIAYRETVESQSDEILADAKEDNVAFLVVGDVFGATTHTDLVIRAREQGIQVECIHNASVMNAVGACGLQLYKFGQAVSIVFFTDSWRPDSFYEKIMENRRIGLHTLLLLDIKVREPDFKELMKGHLTYEPPRYMSVAQCCQELLEVEEKKQEGAYTPDTPCVAISRLGSSEQSFKAATLKQLSEYDAGKPLHSVVMLGHQVHDLELEYLLDYADDKEAFKAAVKKDQQLFEKDEKKDN, from the coding sequence ATGTTGTATATGATTGGTTTGGGTCTTGCCTACCCCGAAGATATAACAGTGAGGGGATTGGAAGCAGTCAAAAAATGTAAGAAGGTTTTCCTTGAAGGATACACATCTATTCTGATGGACGCAACAAAGGAGTCGTTAGAGAAGTTTTATGGAAGGAAAATTACAATAGCCTATAGGGAAACCGTCGAGTCGCAGTCTGATGAGATTCTTGCAGATGCCAAGGAGGATAACGTTGCGTTTTTGGTTGTTGGTGATGTGTTTGGTGCCACAACACATACAGATCTGGTTATTAGAGCCAGGGAACAAGGTATTCAAGTTGAATGCATTCACAATGCTTCAGTGATGAATGCAGTTGGAGCATGTGGATTACAGTTATATAAGTTTGGCCAGGCTGTGTCAATAGTTTTCTTCACGGATTCATGGAGACCAGATTCGTTTTATGAAAAGATCATGGAAAATAGACGTATTGGACTGCACacacttcttcttttggatattAAGGTGAGGGAGCCTGATTTTAAGGAGCTCATGAAGGGACATCTTACGTACGAGCCTCCAAGATACATGTCTGTTGCACAGTGCTGTCAAGAACTTCTAGaagtggaagaaaagaagcaggaaGGTGCATACACTCCCGATACTCCATGTGTTGCCATTTCACGTTTAGGAAGTTCCGAGCAATCATTTAAGGCTGCAACATTAAAGCAGTTGTCCGAATATGATGCCGGAAAGCCATTGCATTCCGTTGTCATGTTGGGTCATCAAGTCCATGATTTGGAACTTGAGTATCTTCTTGACTATGCTGATGATAAGGAGGCATTTAAAGCTGCCgtgaagaaagatcaacagctatttgaaaaggatgagaagaaagacaaCTAA
- a CDS encoding uncharacterized protein (SECRETED:SignalP(1-17)~CAZy:CE4) encodes MFTKIVAILALTGLALSIPLDSNDVIKPTEYNVTMNAIAPLPRWLTEFTGLTAWPGPDPPYIPLNFIDFSKVPNYPRRKWTNAHQREIAARLIATSVSTFDDGPSAFTPNLLNNLNHKVTFFTLGMNVVRYPEVYRRAAREGHLMASHTWSHPFLPSLTNEKIVAQFEWSIWAMNATGHHLPKWYRPPYGAIDDRVRAIARMFGMQAVVWDHDLFDWGMETKPPIRTRQKVISDAHKFKAENKGGLVLEHDAYESTVNAAIEVSSIFGPDQLTVAQCVDGINYIKEY; translated from the exons ATGTTCACAAAAATAGTTGCCATATTAGCCTTGACCGGTTTGGCTTTATCCATTCCTTTGGACAGTAACGATGTTATCAAGCCAACTGAATATAATGTCACAATGAATGCAATTGCACCATTACCAAGGTGGTTGACAGAGTTTACTGGCCTAACCGCCTGGCCAGGGCCAGACCCTCCTTATATTCCATTAAACTTTATTGATTTCAGCAAAGTGCCAAATTATCCAAGACGGAAATGGACAAATGCCCACCAACGAGAGATAGCTGCTCGTTTGATTGCTACAAGTGTGTCA ACATTTGATGATGGTCCATCAGCATTTACCccaaatttgttgaataaCTTGAATCACAAGGTCACATTCTTCACCTTGGGAATGAATGTCGTGAGATACCCGGAAGTTTACAGAAGGGCAGCCAGAGAAGGTCATTTGATGGCATCTCACACGTGGTCTCATCCGTTTCTACCTTCACTAACAAATGAGAAGATTGTAGCCCAGTTTGAATGGTCAATTTGGGCAATGAATGCTACTGGACACCATCTTCCTAAATGGTACAGACCTCCATATGGAGCTATTGATGACAGAGTGAGAGCCATTGCCAGAATGTTTGGTATGCAGGCCGTCGTCTGGGATCATGATCTCTTTGATTGGGGTATGGAGACAAAGCCTCCAATCAGGACAAGGCAAAAGGTCATTTCTGATGCCCATAAAttcaaagcagaaaataaagGTGGACTTGTTCTTGAGCACGATGCATATGAGTCTACTGTCAATGCAGCAATTGAAGTTAGCAGCATCTTTGGTCCGGATCAATTGACAGTTGCTCAATGTGTTGATGGCATTAACTATATTAAAGAGTACTGA